A genome region from Anastrepha obliqua isolate idAnaObli1 chromosome 4, idAnaObli1_1.0, whole genome shotgun sequence includes the following:
- the LOC129246367 gene encoding GTPase-GDP dissociation stimulator vimar, whose amino-acid sequence MASEIDDLIEKLKSTSVSSTNTTDSDSNANTNSLLSQISATKDPKLFDKHELADLFMALAQSEELNIRKEAAKCIAEITKSEVQRKKFTKRDIIEVFLNCLRDLPAGENMELPIQICRALGNICYLNDEARDIILDLHGDEVLLRLLDITEIGDTENALQFIKVRGGLLSNYLLGGEGLAKRAMDLQIMQKLQQIITVGVANVEEHEDLLLNTLPLLSILTENVADLNFDANLNIQLSHILAASTNPDLAEMCLELLHYQAENDDVKLLLAKDGLCETIYNLLEKYKTLASTSEARALMKLACELIVLILTGDESMHYLYSTPLLKSMEDWLDSQDIDLLTTGVLALGNFARTDSHCIYMVENKVMNKLLDVLAKNNGVKDDVRLQHALLSALRNLVIPKPNKNAVIQAGLVETILPMLEIHQPPVVFKLLGTLRMTVDGQEKLALELLRNKTLIEQLVHWSKSSDYAGVTGESLRLMAWLIKHAYLGRIAYALPRKGDAPVEQFADKLPPEDYDRSSLKAFIANEGTVEAMINMLTSQHLVMQNEALIALCILCVVYLTNSSAAKEDGVDLEESYIKYEVGKKLAELIRKSSDTMTKEIVENLQNFNNLLRTSGKLVTHLEENNINELLKSIPILTEYCTL is encoded by the exons GCGAAATCGATGACCTAATAGAGAAACTAAAGTCGACTTCGGTGAGTTCAACAAACACCACCGATAGTGACAGCAATGCCAACACCAACAGCTTACTCAGCCAAATATCCGCTACAAAAGATCCAAAATTGTTTGACAAACATGAGTTGGCCGATCTTTTCATGGCTTTGGCACAATCAGAGGAATTGAATATCCGTAAGGAGGCTGCCAAATGCATTGCCGAAATCACAAAATCCGAAGTGCAAcgcaaaaaattcacaaaacgtGATATTATCGAAGTGTTTTTGAATTGTCTGCGTGATTTACCGGCCGGTGAGAATATGGAATTGCCCATACAAATTTGTCGAGCGCTCGGTAATATTTGTTACTTGAACGATGAGGCGCGTGACATCATTCTGGATTTGCACGGTGATGAAGTACTGCTGCGACTACTCGACATAACGGAAATTGGTGACACTGAGAATGCGTTACAATTCATTAAAGTACGTGGTGGTCTACTTTCTAATTATTTACTCGGTGGAGAGGGCTTAGCTAAACGCGCTATGGATTTACAAATAATGCAGAAATTACAACAGATCATAACCGTCGGTGTGGCTAATGTTGAAGAACATGAAGATTTGTTGTTGAATACTTTGCCTTTGCTGAGCATACTCACCGAGAATGTGGCCGATTTAAATTTCGATGCGAATCTTAATATTCAGTTATCGCATATTTTGGCTGCCTCCACAAATCCCGATCTAGCGGAAATGTGCCTTGAACTTTTGCACTATCAGGCGGAGAATGATGATGTGAAATTgctattggcaaaagatggacTCTGCGAGACGATCTACAATCTGCTTGAGAAATATAAGACTTTGGCGAGTACTAGCGAGGCGCGTGCACTAATGAAGCTGGCATGCGAATTGATTGTGTTGATACTCACAGGAG ATGAATCAATGCATTATCTTTACTCCACACCGCTTCTGAAGAGTATGGAGGATTGGCTCGACTCACAGGATATCGATCTTCTCACCACCGGAGTGCTTGCTTTGGGCAATTTCGCACGTACCGACAGCCACTGCATTTATATGgtagaaaataaagtaatgaacaaaTTGCTCGATGTGTTGGCCAAGAACAATGGCGTTAAAGATGACGTGCGTCTGCAGCATGCACTTCTGAGTGCACTACGAAATCTTGTCATaccaaaaccaaacaaaaacgcTGTCATACAAGCTGGACTTGTTGAAACTATACTGCCGATGTTGGAGATACATCAACCACCAGTAGTTTTCAAGCTGTTGGGTACATTGCGCATGACAGTAGACGGTCAAG aaaaactCGCCTTGGAACTGCTGCGCAATAAAACGCTTATCGAGCAACTAGTGCACTGGAGCAAATCTTCGGATTATGCTGGTGTCACAGGTGAATCGCTACGGCTAATGGCTTGGCTTATCAAACATGCCTACTTGGGTAGAATTGCCTACGCGCTGCCACGCAAGGGTGACGCACCTGTTGAACAATTCGCTGACAAACTGCCACCGGAGGACTACGATCGCAGCAGCTTAAAGGCGTTTATTGCCAATGAGGGCACCGTTGAGGCTATGATCAACATGTTGACATCACAACATTTAGTCATGCAGAATGAAGCGCTAATTGCCTTATGTATACTGTGTGTGGTCTATTTGACGAATAGCAGTGCTGCTAAAGAGGATGGTGTTGACTTGGAAGAGAGCTACATCAAATATGAAGTTGGCAAAAAATTAGCTGAGCTAATACGTAAATCATCAGATACAATGACTAAGGAGATTGTGGAAAATctgcaaaatttcaataatctGCTGCGCACATCTGGCAAGTTAGTGACGCATCTAGAGGAAAACAATATCAATGAATTGCTGAAGTCCATACCGATACTAACCGAGTACTGCACACTCTAA
- the LOC129246368 gene encoding dnaJ homolog subfamily B member 12, giving the protein MDANQEEAQRYINVALREINTGNYDNAIKLLKKAKELSPDSQAYELQELLTKLIANASAQQTNKKQTSAGASTSAGNGSGGSNNESPTRLRQRRPNTQNNSTTHTGVSRDYTKEQMDLVKRINKCKSFYQVLQVTRDATDSEIKRAYKRLALQLHPDKNQAPGAAEAFKTLGNAVAVLTDERRRKDYDASGANTLTAHGSSSNLNANHQHQPFTGNYYHSNGGGGFEANFGEDITAEELFNIFFGNYPPHARGPQRRPYQAANQRQPQERNQQPSLAFGLILVLILISMFSSFFTSDPVYSLAQSSKYPILRETQHLSVPYYVKSSFETDYQGSLGRLENSVEEDFIYTMKQNCYRERSYREGMMARARSFGSSMKFAQAQALKMPSCEKLSKIGITRYSLY; this is encoded by the exons ATGGATGCGAATCAAGAAGAGGCGCAACGTTACATAAATGTCGCCTTACGTGAAATCAACACTGGAAATTACGATAATGCCATTAAACTACTAAAAAAGGCTAAAGAGCTAAGCCCAGACTCACAAGCATATGAATTGCAAGAGCTGCTAACCAAGTTGATTGCCAACGCTTCAGcgcagcaaacaaacaaaaaacaaacctcAGCAGGTGCCAGCACATCGGCTGGTAATGGTAGCGGAGGTAGTAATAATGAATCACCAACACGCCTACGTCAGCGACGgccaaatactcaaaacaaTAGCACTACACATACCGGTGTCAGTCGTGATTACACCAAAGAGCAAATGGATTTAGTAAAGCGTATTAATAAATGTAAGAGCTTCTATCAGGTTTTGCAAGTGACGCGTGACGCCACAGATTCGGAGATCAAGCGTGCCTACAAGCGGTTGGCATTGCAATTGCATCCCGACAAGAATCAAGCACCAGGTGCAGCTGAAGCTTTTAAGACGTTGGGCAATGCGGTGGCAGTGCTCACCGATGAACGTCGACGCAAGGATTACGATGCATCGGGCGCGAATACGCTGACAGCACATGGCAGTAGCTCAAATTTGAATGCCAATCATCAACACCAACCATTTACGGGCAACTACTATCACAGCAATGGTGGCGGTGGTTTTGAAGCGAATTTTGGCGAGGATATCACCGCAGAGGAGTTATTCAATATATTCTTTGGCAATTATCCGCCACATGCACGCGGCCCACAGAGGCGCCCCTATCAAGCGGCCAATCAACGGCAACCACAGGAACGTAACCAGCAACCAAGTTTGGCTTTTGGTTTGATTTTGGTGTTGATTTTGATTTCTATGTTCTCGTCGTTCTTTACATCAGATCCAGTATACAGTTTGGCGCAGTCGAG CAAATATCCCATACTGCGGGAGACGCAACACCTTTCCGTGCCATATTACGTGAAGTCAAGCTTCGAAACCGATTATCAGGGCTCACTGGGACGTTTAGAAAACTCCGTAGAGGAAGATTTCATCTATACGATGAAACAGAACTGTTATCGCGAGCGCAGCTACC GTGAAGGCATGATGGCACGTGCACGCAGTTTTGGCAGCAGCATGAAGTTCGCACAAGCTCAGGCGTTGAAAATGCCTTCGTGTGAAAAGCTATCGAAAATTGGCATAACACGTTACTCACTCTACTAA